From the genome of Sulfurimonas paralvinellae:
GACATAAAAGAGCGAATCAGCTGTAGTCGGTGCACTCATTGCTGTCAGTCCAATGGCTGCAATAGCTCCAAGTGTGAAGTTATAGACAATTCCTGCCAGATCAACCTGCATGGCCGCATTGTAGCCTCCACGCTGAATAACTTTATACATGTCAATAGGAACAGGTTTTGCCCAACCAAATAAAATACCGCCGGATGTACCAAGAAGCAAAGGAATAAAATAGAGTGCGGCAGGAACAATGATGGTTCCTACCAAGTCAATATGTACAAGCGGGTTGATAGTAAGACGGCCTGCATTTTTAGCAGTATCGTCACCATACATATGTGCTACCCATCCATGCATGATCTCATGACCGATAATGGCAATGGCAAGCGCAGCGACTGCCGCTAAGATTTTCAGTATATCAAGTAAGTCCATAATACTCTTTGTCTTCTCTTTCTCTCTCTTCTATCGCTTTTTGCAGATAAGGCTTTTGTTCAAGGTCTGCAGGTGTTTTCCCGACTCTGTCCCAACGAACTTTCCAGTTTTTGTCAATCGAGAAGTAAATGAACCAAGGCGTTCCTTCTACGTTTTCGTAAGGAACTGATCCCCAAAAACGGCTGTCATTTGAATGGTCACGATTATCCCCCATCATAAAGTAGTGGTTTTTTTCAACTTTGATAGGATTCATATAAAAGATCGGCATCGGAAAATGTCCGTCATTGATGATTTTAGGGTCATGATGAATACCGGGATGCTTTTTCATATAAGGATTTTTTACCCATAATTTTCCTGCAAAAACAGCTATTTCATAGTTTTTATAGTGTCCTTTTATCCAGTCATCACCTTCTTTGAAATGGATAAACAGATTTTTATCTGCTACAAAAAGCTCATCACCCGGCAACGCAACACAGCGCTTTACAAAGTGTTGCTTGATATTTCTCGGGTATCTAAAAATAACGATATCGCCACGTTTTGGCGTGTCTCCGTCAACTATCTTTAGCTCTTTGCTCCATGGAATGACCGGAATTTCCAAAAATGGAATATAGGGCATGGGAACACCATAAGCGAACTTCTTGGCAAAGAGATGGTCACCGATAAGCAGTGAGTCTTTCATACTGCCGCTTGGAATGCGAAATGCCTGCGCGACAAAAAAGATGATAAAAAGGACAATGACGACTGTCCCAGTCCATGAATTGGACCACTTATACGCTTTGTGTAAAAAGTTT
Proteins encoded in this window:
- a CDS encoding site-2 protease family protein, whose protein sequence is MDLLDILKILAAVAALAIAIIGHEIMHGWVAHMYGDDTAKNAGRLTINPLVHIDLVGTIIVPAALYFIPLLLGTSGGILFGWAKPVPIDMYKVIQRGGYNAAMQVDLAGIVYNFTLGAIAAIGLTAMSAPTTADSLFYVFFYIFIYQLLIINIVLAVFNLLPIPQFDGGHFLMHLALKYNIKSIAEFYYKYDRYGMIIVLIVLMTPLNQYLLFMPVQFIINLLLS
- the lepB gene encoding signal peptidase I, translated to MKNFLHKAYKWSNSWTGTVVIVLFIIFFVAQAFRIPSGSMKDSLLIGDHLFAKKFAYGVPMPYIPFLEIPVIPWSKELKIVDGDTPKRGDIVIFRYPRNIKQHFVKRCVALPGDELFVADKNLFIHFKEGDDWIKGHYKNYEIAVFAGKLWVKNPYMKKHPGIHHDPKIINDGHFPMPIFYMNPIKVEKNHYFMMGDNRDHSNDSRFWGSVPYENVEGTPWFIYFSIDKNWKVRWDRVGKTPADLEQKPYLQKAIEEREREDKEYYGLT